In the Trinickia acidisoli genome, ACGATACGGCCGTCGAAAGCGCCTTTTTGCGCCTCGAGATCCGCAATCGTCGTCACTTTGGCGTCGGCCGGCACGACCAGCCCGATCTTCGCATTGTTAAAGTTCACGCCTAGATCTTCCACCTTCGACTTGTACTGTGCCCAATACGCAGCGTGCGTGGCGGGCAACCATGCCGACAGCGTCGCGTCCAAATCGCCGCGCGCCACACCGCCCCACATCACGCCCGCCGCTACCGGCACGAGCTGAACCGGATAGCCGAGCTTCGTCTCGATGACTTGCGCCGCGACGTTCGAGGTCGCGACGCTATCGTCCCAGCCCTCGACGTAGCCGATCTTGATCGTCGGCTTACCGTCCGCGAACGCCGGTATGGCGCTCGTCAGCGCCGCGCCGAGCGCGGCGGTCAACAGCAGTTGTTTAAGCAGATTCATGATGGTCTCTCCTGGTCGTCCATCCGCGGTGCGGTGATTCAGTTGTTAGCTTGATCAGCCATAAATCGCAGGTGAGTGCGGTTTCCGACATGCGTTTGTCCGCAAACGACGGCACGTTGCCGCTATTTGTCGACGATTAGATCACTGAGCGGTTTGCTGCAGCAAAGCAGCACCATTCCCTGGTCGATCTCGCGTTGCCGAATGCCGCCGTTATGGCGCATCTCCACTTGCCCGGAGACGAGCTTGACCTTGCAGGTGCCGCACATGCCTTGCGTGCACGACGCCGGCAGCCGCAGCCCGGCGCGTTTCGCCGCGTCGAGTACGTGCTCGTGCGCGCCGCACTCGATGTCGCGGCGCGTCTTCGTGAAGCTGACGGCGAATCGCGTTTCATCGTTCGTCTCGCCATCCGCCCCAACGCTATCGGCAAACGCGCCCGCGCCTTCGGATGCCGCAGCCCGATCCGCAGGCGGCAGCGCATCGAACGAAAAGCTTTCCTCGTGATAATGCGCACGATCGAAGCCCGCTTCGTCGAGCAGGTCGCGCACGGCCTTCATATAGGGCGCGGGCCCGCACGTAAAGATCTCGCGTTCCATGAAATCCGGCGCGATCAACCGCAAGAGCGGGAGCGTCAAGAATCCGATGATGCCAGGCCAGTTCGTCCGCTGCCCGATGCGCTCGCACACGAACGATGTCCGAAAACGCTGCTGATTCGCGGCGATGAGATCGAGCTCGCGCGCGAAGATGATGTCGTCGGGCGTACGGGCGCTATGCACGAAGACAATGTCGCGATCCTCGCCTAGCTCGTGGTGCGAGCGGCTCATCGACATCAACGGCGTCATGCCGGAACCGGCCGACAAGAACAAATACTTACCGGCCGCATGTCGCGCACAGGTGAATTCCCCTGCCGGCCCGAGCACCCGCACCGCATCGCCCGCGCGCAGATGATCGTGCAGCCAGTTCGATACCTTGCCTCCCGGCACCCGCTTGACCGTGATCGAAATCGTATGAGGCCGCGTGGGCGCCGATGAGATCGTGTAGCACCGATTGATCGTCTCGCCGTCGATCTCGAGCTCGAGTGTGATGAACTGCCCTGGCTCGAACGCAAACGTGCGCCCGTCGCGCGACATGAAGAAAAAGCTCTTCACGTCGTGCGTTTCCTGCCGAACCTGGCAGCAGACCAGCATCTCCTCCGCGTCGCTCGTCCAAGGCGCGCCGAGCGCGCTCCAGAATGCGGGGCGCGTGAGGCGCCCGTCTTGCCGCTCGAATGTTGGCGCATCTCGCATCATCTTGT is a window encoding:
- a CDS encoding hybrid-cluster NAD(P)-dependent oxidoreductase, producing MMRDAPTFERQDGRLTRPAFWSALGAPWTSDAEEMLVCCQVRQETHDVKSFFFMSRDGRTFAFEPGQFITLELEIDGETINRCYTISSAPTRPHTISITVKRVPGGKVSNWLHDHLRAGDAVRVLGPAGEFTCARHAAGKYLFLSAGSGMTPLMSMSRSHHELGEDRDIVFVHSARTPDDIIFARELDLIAANQQRFRTSFVCERIGQRTNWPGIIGFLTLPLLRLIAPDFMEREIFTCGPAPYMKAVRDLLDEAGFDRAHYHEESFSFDALPPADRAAASEGAGAFADSVGADGETNDETRFAVSFTKTRRDIECGAHEHVLDAAKRAGLRLPASCTQGMCGTCKVKLVSGQVEMRHNGGIRQREIDQGMVLLCCSKPLSDLIVDK